Below is a window of Leisingera sp. S132 DNA.
CCAGGGCGCAGGCCACTGCAACCAGCATGAACACCCGTGCAATTCCATTCATCCTTTGTCCCTCCCTTGACGCGGTTCCGTTTCTTCCATCGCCGGACACCGCGGATTTCGAAGCGCCAGCCTAACATACTTCTTTGATTTTTGGGGAATCCGGCTGCACCTCCCTTTCCGCGGGGTTGAGGTGCACGGCCCGATCCGGCATCAAAACGGCAAGAGCAAAGGACAGCAGATGACTTCCCCGATCTACGCCATTGGCGACATTCACGGCCAGCTCGCCATGCTGGAACAGGCGCTGGCGCTGATCGAGGCGGACGGCGGCGCAGATGCCCGCATCGTGTTCCTCGGGGATTACACAGACCGCGGCCCGGACAGCCGCGGTCTGATCGAACGGCTGCTGCAGGGCCAGGCGGCGGGCCGCAGCTGGATTTTCCTCAAGGGCAACCACGACCGCATGTTCTCAATGTTCCTCGAGAGCTACCCGCGCAACGACGCCCGGCTTCTCGTCGGCTACCACTGGCTGCACGACCGCATCGGCGGCATTGAGACCCTGCAGTCCTACGGCGTCCAGGTCGAAGAAAGCGACCGCATCTACCAGACCCACGCCCGTGCCCGCGCTGCAGTCCCGCAGGCGCATCTAGACTT
It encodes the following:
- a CDS encoding metallophosphoesterase family protein, whose product is MTSPIYAIGDIHGQLAMLEQALALIEADGGADARIVFLGDYTDRGPDSRGLIERLLQGQAAGRSWIFLKGNHDRMFSMFLESYPRNDARLLVGYHWLHDRIGGIETLQSYGVQVEESDRIYQTHARARAAVPQAHLDFLAGLKPCHQEGELLFVHAGIRPGLPLECQSEDDLIWIRQEFLNDERAHPWLVVHGHTPGKRAEHHVNRVNLDSGAGYGRPLTAAVFEGRDCWLLTEAGRVPLRP